A genomic segment from uncultured Desulfuromonas sp. encodes:
- the rsmI gene encoding 16S rRNA (cytidine(1402)-2'-O)-methyltransferase, producing MSETSGCGVLYVVATPIGNLEDITFRAIRVLKEVALIAAEDTRHSRRLCTHFGIDTPLTSCFEHNEARKGDYLIERLQRGDNIALISDAGTPAISDPGSLLVQRCCEAGIVVHPVPGASACVAALSMAGLPTDRFCFEGFLPPRQQARRQALQHFTDEGRTTVFYEAPHRLISCLQDLVEVLGEERQVVVVRELTKLHEERIAGTASEVLEHFSQGKVRGEIVVLLAPAEAQPIEESVEESLLRALRDADKPMKAVAKQVAKLHGVSGSDVYALAVQLKDQGLLNDQ from the coding sequence ATGTCTGAGACTTCAGGCTGTGGTGTTCTCTATGTGGTGGCAACACCCATCGGCAACTTGGAAGATATCACCTTTCGAGCTATTCGGGTGCTCAAAGAGGTGGCGCTGATTGCCGCCGAAGACACGCGGCACAGTCGACGGTTGTGCACCCATTTCGGAATTGATACCCCTTTAACCTCCTGTTTTGAGCACAATGAGGCACGCAAGGGAGATTATCTGATAGAACGCCTGCAGCGTGGAGACAATATCGCCCTGATCAGTGATGCCGGAACCCCGGCCATCTCCGATCCGGGCAGCCTGCTGGTGCAGCGCTGCTGTGAAGCTGGTATTGTTGTCCACCCCGTGCCGGGTGCCAGTGCCTGTGTTGCCGCCTTATCCATGGCCGGTCTGCCGACAGACCGTTTCTGTTTTGAGGGTTTTCTCCCGCCCCGACAGCAGGCGAGGAGACAGGCGTTGCAACATTTTACAGACGAAGGACGCACGACGGTATTTTATGAGGCGCCTCATCGTTTGATCAGCTGCCTGCAAGATCTTGTCGAGGTGTTGGGCGAAGAGCGTCAGGTTGTTGTGGTGCGGGAGTTGACCAAGCTCCACGAAGAGCGCATAGCTGGCACCGCATCCGAGGTGTTGGAGCATTTTTCGCAGGGCAAAGTGCGTGGTGAAATCGTGGTGTTGTTGGCCCCGGCTGAAGCTCAGCCCATTGAGGAGAGTGTTGAAGAGTCTTTGCTGCGTGCCTTGCGTGATGCGGACAAGCCGATGAAAGCTGTGGCCAAGCAGGTTGCTAAGTTGCATGGCGTCAGTGGCAGTGACGTCTACGCACTTGCTGTGCAACTCAAGGACCAGGGGCTGCTGAACGATCAGTAG
- the rimM gene encoding ribosome maturation factor RimM (Essential for efficient processing of 16S rRNA) codes for MSSPSRDLFHVGTIIGTHGLRGDLKIRPLTSGSRALVGASRIELVCRDQHRVVADVQKSSWHKQFVLLVLKGFEHINKVESFVGAEVYMAYDELPDLEEDSLYWHQLEGLQVVDKQVGLLGVLTSLLETGGHDVYVVQGPHGEVMFPAVDALIDSIDLEQGIMHVDLPEGLVEVNG; via the coding sequence GTGAGCTCTCCTTCTCGCGACTTGTTCCACGTTGGAACGATTATTGGAACTCATGGTCTGCGTGGAGATTTGAAAATACGTCCGCTGACTTCCGGGTCACGGGCTTTAGTCGGCGCATCACGGATTGAGTTGGTCTGTCGGGACCAACATCGCGTTGTTGCTGATGTGCAAAAAAGCTCCTGGCATAAACAGTTTGTTTTGTTGGTGCTTAAAGGCTTTGAGCATATTAATAAGGTTGAGTCGTTTGTTGGCGCTGAAGTTTATATGGCCTACGATGAGCTGCCTGACCTGGAGGAAGACAGCCTGTACTGGCACCAACTTGAAGGGTTACAGGTGGTGGACAAGCAGGTTGGATTGCTTGGAGTTCTGACGTCGCTTCTCGAAACCGGAGGCCATGATGTTTATGTGGTACAGGGACCTCATGGTGAAGTGATGTTTCCGGCAGTAGACGCCCTGATAGACAGCATTGATCTCGAGCAGGGTATCATGCATGTTGATCTGCCGGAAGGGTTGGTCGAGGTCAACGGATGA
- a CDS encoding acylphosphatase gives MNLIRATLRISGRVQGVGYRNFVQQSAKAFALTGWARNCSDGDVEVVVEGEEGDIRHLINCCQQGPSHAKVDKVNMSLSAHTGEFSSFSVRY, from the coding sequence ATGAATCTCATCCGTGCAACATTACGCATTTCCGGACGGGTTCAAGGTGTCGGCTACCGTAACTTTGTCCAGCAAAGCGCTAAGGCCTTTGCCTTAACCGGCTGGGCGCGAAACTGTTCTGACGGCGATGTTGAAGTGGTCGTTGAAGGCGAGGAAGGGGACATTCGTCACCTGATCAATTGCTGCCAACAAGGTCCCTCTCATGCCAAGGTCGACAAAGTCAACATGAGCCTGTCTGCACATACCGGAGAATTCAGCAGCTTTAGCGTCCGCTACTGA
- the ffh gene encoding signal recognition particle protein — protein MFDNLTDKFDAVFKKLSGKGRLTESHVDEAMREVRLVLLEADVNFKVVKDFVAAVRERAVGTDVLKSLTPAQQVIKIVRDELGRLMGEGDNAELNLAAQPPVPIMLCGLQGAGKTTTCGKLALKLRRDKRDPLLVPADIYRPAAIEQLKTLGRQLGVAVFDTQPGDDPVSICEQAREYARLNGHDTLILDTAGRLHIDTELMDELARINESLKPREILFVADAMTGQDAVNVVKSFDEKLDITGVVLTKLDGDARGGAALSVRAVTGKPIKFVGMGEKMDALEVFHPDRMAQRILGMGDVLSLIEKAEAAIDKDEAARMEKKMRKDGFTLETFRDQLQMVKKMGSMESLLKMIPGAGKAMKKAGGMQLPDKELKRIEAIIGSMTPAERQNHKIINGSRRLRIAQGSGTRIQDVNQLLKRFTEAQKMMKKMQKMGPKGLKGLMGGGGSGLPF, from the coding sequence ATGTTCGATAATTTGACAGATAAATTTGACGCCGTTTTCAAGAAGCTCAGTGGCAAAGGTCGCCTGACAGAGAGTCATGTCGATGAGGCGATGCGCGAAGTGCGCCTGGTGTTGCTCGAAGCGGACGTCAATTTCAAAGTAGTTAAAGATTTTGTTGCTGCCGTGCGTGAGCGGGCTGTCGGGACCGATGTCCTTAAAAGCCTGACCCCGGCGCAGCAGGTCATTAAAATTGTGCGTGATGAGCTTGGTCGTCTGATGGGAGAAGGCGACAATGCCGAACTCAATCTGGCCGCTCAGCCGCCAGTGCCTATTATGCTCTGTGGTCTGCAGGGGGCTGGTAAGACAACCACCTGTGGCAAGCTGGCCCTGAAATTACGGCGCGATAAACGCGATCCATTGCTGGTGCCGGCAGATATTTATCGCCCGGCGGCGATTGAACAATTGAAAACTCTGGGCCGTCAACTTGGTGTGGCGGTCTTTGATACTCAGCCCGGTGACGATCCGGTGTCGATCTGTGAACAGGCGCGTGAATATGCCCGACTGAATGGGCACGATACGCTGATTCTCGATACCGCCGGCCGTCTGCATATTGATACCGAGTTGATGGATGAGCTGGCTCGCATCAACGAATCGTTGAAACCGCGCGAGATCCTGTTCGTTGCCGACGCCATGACGGGTCAGGATGCGGTCAATGTCGTTAAGAGCTTTGACGAAAAGCTCGACATTACCGGTGTGGTCTTGACCAAGCTTGATGGTGATGCGCGTGGTGGTGCCGCGCTTTCGGTGCGCGCCGTGACGGGTAAACCGATCAAGTTTGTCGGTATGGGTGAAAAAATGGATGCCCTTGAGGTTTTCCACCCCGACCGTATGGCTCAACGTATCCTCGGCATGGGCGATGTCCTGTCGTTGATCGAGAAGGCCGAAGCCGCTATTGATAAAGACGAAGCCGCGCGCATGGAAAAGAAGATGCGCAAAGACGGTTTCACATTGGAAACCTTTCGCGACCAGTTACAGATGGTCAAGAAGATGGGTTCCATGGAATCGTTGCTTAAAATGATTCCCGGTGCCGGTAAGGCGATGAAAAAAGCGGGCGGCATGCAGCTGCCGGATAAAGAGCTTAAGCGCATTGAGGCGATTATCGGCTCGATGACACCAGCAGAACGGCAGAATCACAAAATAATCAATGGTTCGCGACGACTGCGCATTGCCCAGGGCAGTGGCACCCGGATTCAGGATGTCAACCAACTGCTCAAGCGTTTTACCGAAGCGCAGAAGATGATGAAGAAAATGCAGAAAATGGGCCCCAAGGGACTGAAGGGCCTTATGGGTGGTGGCGGAAGCGGTTTGCCTTTTTGA
- a CDS encoding NAD(+) synthase yields the protein MKKTQIASYGYFRLAVASVEHRIADLEFNAEQIASAALRARKQGCHCVVFPELCLTGYGCGDLFFQSILLERTRQVLGDLKKLTSHEQMILIVGAPIAQGGRLFNCAVVISGGEILGVVPKTFLPNTQEFYEERWFSAAQDRTADEISLCGEVVPFGDDLLFRQLDLPGCVLGVEICEDGWVANPPSGQMAVAGATVLVNLSASPEILGKQDYRRQLVQSQSARCLAAYAYASAGPGESSTDLVFSGHSLIAENGQLLAETERFSFATQLAICDVDIDRLYNERHKNNSFAASAAQQSYRVIEFNCAEHAHTPLKRPVSCHPFVPDNPAERDQRCEEIFSLQTTALAKRLNHIGARQVVIGISGGLDSTLALLVTVKAFAKLGLDVKGILAVTMPGFGTTTRTRSNAETLIDLLGAQCRVISIDAAVRQHFSDIGHDESVHDITYENSQARERTQLLMDLANQVGGIVIGTGDLSELALGWCTYNADHMSMYGVNCGVPKTLVRYLVSWCAQTSFCGETGRVLEDICATPVSPELLPPDASGEISQVTEDHVGPYELHDFYLFQVVRHQFAPRKVLFLARQAFGERYDDATLLRWLEVFYRRFFSQQFKRSCLPDGPKVGSVALSPRGDWRMPSDACVQLWLDELEGLHV from the coding sequence ATGAAAAAAACACAAATTGCCAGCTATGGCTATTTCCGTCTGGCTGTGGCTTCCGTTGAACACCGTATTGCCGACCTGGAATTCAACGCCGAGCAGATTGCTTCCGCTGCGTTACGAGCTAGAAAACAGGGCTGCCATTGTGTCGTTTTCCCTGAATTGTGTTTGACCGGTTACGGTTGTGGCGACTTGTTTTTTCAGTCGATTTTGCTGGAACGGACTCGCCAGGTGCTTGGTGATCTAAAGAAGCTGACCAGCCACGAGCAGATGATCCTGATCGTCGGTGCTCCGATTGCCCAGGGCGGCCGCTTGTTTAATTGCGCTGTGGTCATCAGTGGTGGAGAGATTCTGGGGGTTGTGCCTAAAACATTTCTTCCCAATACGCAGGAGTTCTACGAGGAGCGTTGGTTTTCCGCTGCTCAGGATCGTACCGCGGACGAGATTTCCCTGTGTGGTGAAGTTGTGCCATTCGGAGACGATCTGCTGTTCCGTCAGCTTGACCTGCCGGGCTGTGTTCTTGGTGTCGAGATTTGTGAAGACGGCTGGGTGGCCAATCCGCCCAGTGGTCAGATGGCCGTGGCTGGAGCGACAGTCCTGGTCAATCTGTCGGCCAGTCCGGAAATCCTCGGCAAACAGGATTATCGTCGTCAACTGGTGCAGTCGCAATCGGCACGTTGTCTGGCTGCTTATGCCTATGCCTCGGCCGGTCCTGGAGAATCCAGCACCGATCTGGTTTTTTCCGGCCATTCCCTGATCGCTGAAAACGGTCAGCTGTTGGCTGAGACGGAGCGCTTCAGTTTTGCGACACAGCTGGCGATCTGCGATGTGGATATTGATCGTCTTTATAATGAGCGCCACAAAAACAACAGTTTTGCTGCCAGTGCCGCCCAGCAGAGTTATCGTGTAATTGAATTCAATTGTGCGGAACATGCCCATACGCCATTGAAGCGCCCGGTGTCGTGCCATCCTTTTGTTCCCGACAATCCGGCTGAACGCGATCAGCGCTGTGAAGAAATTTTCTCGTTGCAGACCACGGCGTTAGCCAAGCGGCTCAATCATATCGGTGCCCGCCAGGTGGTCATCGGAATTTCCGGCGGTCTTGATTCGACCTTGGCGCTACTGGTGACCGTCAAGGCCTTTGCCAAGCTCGGTCTGGATGTTAAAGGGATTCTTGCTGTTACCATGCCCGGTTTCGGAACGACAACTCGAACCCGCAGTAATGCTGAGACGTTGATTGATCTGCTCGGCGCCCAGTGCCGGGTGATCTCAATTGATGCGGCAGTCCGGCAGCATTTTTCCGATATCGGTCACGATGAATCTGTGCATGATATCACGTACGAAAACAGCCAGGCGCGTGAACGTACCCAGCTGCTTATGGACCTCGCCAATCAGGTGGGCGGTATTGTCATTGGCACCGGCGATTTGTCGGAACTGGCCCTTGGCTGGTGCACGTACAACGCCGATCACATGTCCATGTATGGTGTGAACTGCGGCGTGCCAAAAACCCTGGTGCGTTATCTGGTTTCCTGGTGTGCGCAAACCAGTTTCTGTGGCGAGACAGGTCGTGTCCTTGAAGATATCTGTGCCACGCCGGTTTCGCCGGAGCTGTTGCCTCCGGATGCGTCGGGTGAAATCAGTCAGGTCACTGAAGATCATGTTGGCCCTTATGAGCTGCATGACTTTTACCTGTTTCAGGTCGTTCGCCATCAGTTTGCCCCACGTAAAGTCCTTTTCCTCGCTCGGCAGGCTTTTGGTGAGCGTTACGATGATGCGACATTGCTTCGCTGGTTAGAGGTGTTTTATCGGCGCTTCTTCTCTCAGCAATTCAAACGCTCTTGCCTGCCTGACGGTCCCAAAGTCGGGAGTGTCGCCCTGTCGCCGCGAGGTGATTGGCGAATGCCCAGTGATGCCTGCGTTCAATTGTGGTTGGATGAGCTGGAGGGATTGCATGTCTGA
- the rplS gene encoding 50S ribosomal protein L19 encodes MMNIVEQIGNEQMKQDIPQFKAGDTLRVHVKIVEGDKQRIQVYQGVCIKRVNRGIGSTFTVRKISSGMGVERIFPLHSPMVDKIEVVTVGRVRRAKLYYLRQLQGKAARIREVRQN; translated from the coding sequence ATGATGAACATTGTTGAACAAATTGGCAACGAGCAGATGAAACAGGATATCCCCCAATTTAAAGCGGGCGATACGCTGCGCGTTCACGTAAAAATTGTTGAGGGTGACAAACAGCGCATCCAGGTCTATCAAGGTGTCTGCATCAAGCGCGTCAACCGTGGCATTGGTTCCACGTTCACCGTGCGTAAAATTTCCAGCGGTATGGGTGTAGAGCGTATTTTCCCGCTTCATTCACCGATGGTCGACAAGATTGAGGTAGTTACCGTTGGTCGTGTTCGCCGCGCCAAGCTGTACTACCTGCGTCAACTTCAGGGCAAAGCGGCTCGTATCCGCGAAGTCCGCCAGAACTAG
- a CDS encoding YraN family protein, with the protein MTEDRLSLGRWGEQQAARYLRRRLYRIVATNYRCRHGEIDLIAQRGKILAFVEVKTRRGRCFGAPQEAVTPRKQQQIIATANHYLMTQQPSMQTLRFDVIAVDVDGERTQIDHIVDAFEAS; encoded by the coding sequence GTGACCGAGGATCGGCTCAGCCTTGGTCGCTGGGGAGAACAGCAGGCCGCACGCTATTTGCGCCGACGTCTTTATCGAATCGTTGCGACCAATTATCGTTGTCGCCATGGTGAGATTGATCTGATTGCTCAGCGAGGAAAAATATTGGCCTTTGTTGAGGTGAAAACCCGGAGGGGACGTTGCTTTGGAGCTCCACAAGAGGCTGTGACGCCGCGTAAGCAGCAACAGATCATTGCAACGGCCAACCATTATCTGATGACCCAGCAGCCGTCAATGCAGACGTTGCGATTCGATGTCATTGCCGTCGACGTGGATGGCGAGAGAACGCAGATTGACCATATTGTCGATGCGTTTGAAGCGAGTTAA
- a CDS encoding CNNM domain-containing protein, whose translation MTEDQWYRLLMMGVLFIMSAFFSGSETALLAIDRLRVKYLVEKKRRGAKELEQLLDNPEWLLGGILVGNNLVNIALSVFATTFFVELYGDYGDLLTILVLTPVLLIVSEVCPKTYAARRAEQVSFRVLRPIRSILWILSPVIWLVTGLSSLITRLFKVDSSASILSADEIKTMIAIGAKSGTLAREQRRMLDGVFELSQLRVRDLMIPRTEVKGVEVDAPFRELLNQVKKSTHSRFPVYKDTLDNIMGVIHSKDVLRFVDCPHNFNMREVMRRPYFVPEAKQVEALLLAFRRRRIHLAVVLDEYGGVEGIVTLEDVLEEIVGEIRDEYDQEDSGITPVTPNRFVIEGGVGLRQVNRHLGLHLSEEDATTLAGLMLRCLGQIPREGDQCEIEGVTLIARKVDQQRIDQIELSLPVPEK comes from the coding sequence ATGACGGAAGACCAGTGGTATCGCCTGTTGATGATGGGCGTGTTGTTTATTATGTCGGCCTTTTTTTCCGGCTCAGAGACGGCGTTGCTGGCCATTGACCGTCTGCGGGTCAAGTATTTGGTGGAAAAAAAGCGTCGTGGTGCCAAGGAGTTGGAGCAGCTTCTTGATAACCCTGAGTGGTTGCTTGGCGGAATCCTCGTCGGTAACAATCTGGTCAATATCGCCTTGTCGGTGTTTGCCACCACCTTCTTTGTCGAACTGTATGGCGATTATGGAGATCTGTTAACCATTCTTGTCCTGACACCGGTGTTGCTGATTGTTTCAGAAGTTTGTCCCAAAACCTATGCCGCCCGTCGTGCCGAGCAGGTGTCATTTCGAGTCCTGCGTCCCATTCGGTCCATTTTGTGGATACTCTCTCCGGTCATTTGGCTGGTAACAGGCTTGTCCAGTCTGATCACCCGCTTGTTCAAAGTGGATTCTTCGGCGTCGATTCTGTCGGCGGATGAAATCAAAACCATGATCGCCATTGGTGCCAAGTCAGGAACGTTGGCCCGTGAGCAACGACGGATGCTCGATGGTGTCTTTGAGCTGTCGCAATTGCGGGTGCGTGATCTGATGATTCCGCGTACCGAGGTCAAAGGGGTTGAGGTTGATGCACCTTTTCGGGAATTGCTCAATCAGGTGAAAAAGTCGACCCATTCCCGTTTTCCGGTCTACAAGGATACCCTTGATAATATCATGGGGGTGATCCATTCCAAGGACGTGCTGCGTTTTGTTGACTGCCCGCACAATTTCAACATGCGTGAGGTGATGCGTCGTCCCTACTTCGTTCCTGAAGCCAAGCAGGTTGAGGCGCTGTTACTGGCTTTTCGCCGTCGTCGCATCCACCTGGCGGTGGTCCTCGATGAATACGGCGGAGTTGAGGGGATTGTGACACTGGAAGATGTCCTGGAAGAGATTGTCGGTGAGATTCGCGATGAGTATGATCAGGAAGATTCAGGCATTACGCCGGTAACACCGAATCGGTTTGTGATCGAGGGTGGTGTTGGCCTGCGTCAGGTTAATCGCCATCTTGGTCTCCATTTGTCGGAGGAAGATGCCACGACTCTTGCGGGATTGATGTTGCGCTGTCTGGGGCAAATTCCACGGGAAGGTGATCAGTGTGAAATTGAAGGCGTTACGCTGATTGCTCGCAAGGTGGATCAGCAACGGATTGATCAGATTGAGCTGAGTTTGCCCGTTCCTGAAAAATAA
- a CDS encoding ribonuclease HII: MTLSLFDDDVIDPTYFERKLRQQGTTLVAGIDEAGRGPLAGPVVAAAVILPEHFDLPGLTDSKKLTERKREQLFKPIRQQALAVGVGFAHAEEIDDINILQATVQSMCRAVARLKITPEHLLIDGITPLPLAIEQQTIKKGDSRSLSVAAASVIAKVVRDRMMKVYALRYPQYGFEGHKGYGSAKHRALIADHGPCPIHRKTFSGVREYL; encoded by the coding sequence GTGACCTTATCGTTATTTGATGACGATGTTATCGATCCAACCTACTTTGAACGAAAATTACGTCAACAGGGAACGACTCTGGTGGCCGGTATTGATGAAGCCGGTCGTGGTCCGTTAGCCGGACCGGTTGTCGCTGCTGCCGTGATTCTTCCGGAGCACTTTGATCTTCCCGGCTTGACCGATTCAAAAAAACTCACGGAAAGAAAACGGGAACAGTTATTCAAGCCGATTCGGCAACAGGCTTTGGCCGTCGGTGTCGGTTTTGCTCATGCCGAAGAGATTGATGATATCAATATCCTGCAGGCCACTGTGCAGTCCATGTGCCGGGCTGTGGCAAGGCTCAAAATCACTCCAGAGCATCTGTTGATTGATGGCATTACTCCACTGCCTTTGGCGATTGAGCAGCAGACCATCAAAAAGGGCGATTCCCGTTCCCTTTCCGTGGCCGCCGCCTCAGTGATCGCCAAGGTGGTTCGTGATCGAATGATGAAGGTTTACGCGTTGCGTTATCCCCAATACGGCTTTGAAGGGCATAAAGGTTATGGCAGCGCCAAGCACCGGGCGCTGATCGCTGATCATGGACCTTGTCCCATTCATCGCAAAACATTTTCTGGTGTGCGGGAGTATCTGTGA
- the rpsP gene encoding 30S ribosomal protein S16, which translates to MSVKIRLARGGAKKKPFYQIVVADERCPRDGRYIENLGQYNPCVEPKAVTINEERALAWLNKGAKPSETVLQLMRKEGIWAKFAQKTAE; encoded by the coding sequence ATGTCCGTAAAAATCAGATTGGCCCGTGGTGGTGCTAAGAAGAAACCGTTTTACCAGATTGTTGTTGCCGATGAGCGTTGCCCTCGTGATGGCCGTTACATTGAGAATCTTGGTCAGTACAATCCCTGTGTTGAGCCGAAAGCCGTTACAATCAATGAGGAACGTGCTCTGGCATGGTTGAACAAGGGCGCCAAGCCGTCCGAAACTGTTCTGCAGCTGATGCGCAAAGAAGGTATCTGGGCAAAATTCGCTCAAAAGACTGCTGAATAA
- the trmD gene encoding tRNA (guanosine(37)-N1)-methyltransferase TrmD, which produces MNFEVVTLFPEMFESPFAGSIIGKAVAKGLVRITAHSLRDWAEGRHQVTDDSPYGGGEGMVMKPEPLCRAIDSLKQQHPRARVLMMSPQGQRFTQRRAEELAQEESLIFLCGRYEGFDERVRSYVDEEYSIGDFVLTGGELPAMVLIDAVARLVPGVLGNEGSAEADSFSDGLLEYPHYTRPVEFDGRRVPEVLLSGDHARIAAWRRSQQLLRTLQRRPDLLEHVTLTQQDREELERLQQQLGHKKDDKLNS; this is translated from the coding sequence ATGAACTTCGAAGTTGTGACATTATTTCCGGAGATGTTTGAATCTCCGTTTGCCGGTAGTATTATCGGTAAAGCTGTTGCAAAAGGACTGGTCCGTATCACGGCGCACTCTTTGCGTGATTGGGCCGAAGGTCGTCATCAGGTCACTGATGACTCCCCATATGGGGGCGGCGAGGGGATGGTGATGAAACCGGAACCTTTGTGCCGTGCCATTGACAGTCTCAAGCAACAGCACCCTCGGGCTCGCGTGTTGATGATGTCCCCTCAGGGACAACGCTTTACCCAACGGCGTGCTGAAGAGCTGGCTCAGGAGGAAAGCCTTATTTTCCTCTGTGGTCGGTATGAGGGGTTTGACGAGCGCGTGCGCAGCTATGTCGATGAGGAATACTCCATTGGCGACTTTGTGTTGACTGGTGGTGAGCTTCCGGCCATGGTTCTTATTGATGCGGTGGCGCGTCTTGTCCCTGGCGTTTTAGGGAACGAGGGCAGCGCTGAGGCGGATTCGTTTTCCGATGGCTTGCTCGAATATCCTCATTACACGCGTCCGGTGGAGTTTGATGGACGTAGAGTTCCTGAAGTATTGTTGTCCGGTGACCACGCTCGAATCGCTGCCTGGCGCCGAAGTCAGCAGTTGCTTCGGACGTTACAACGCCGACCGGATTTGTTGGAACACGTCACGTTGACGCAGCAGGATCGCGAAGAGCTTGAACGCCTTCAGCAACAGTTGGGTCACAAAAAAGATGATAAATTAAACAGCTAA
- a CDS encoding helix-hairpin-helix domain-containing protein, whose protein sequence is MLTQAQKDALNQMTFEHLTLQRLFNLQQQPQKVTELDNDQLVEFLTIANALYRDGQPLISDHDYDHTFLAELQKRLPNHPFLHTVEPEPEFSGKTVELPARMLSTEKAYTDKELDDWLKRIHKAAEEIGLDISTLRFRVTPKLDGFAAYDDGERLYTRGDGRRGTDITRAFERGLVVANGQQRGLGAGEIVVQRSYFDNNLAQDYENPRNFQASVVKEKALDPAVEQALNNQAVVFYPFATLPEQVLSADQLLSSLSEISQRLHDSLDYDMDGIVIEITNDELKTYMGATRHHHRWQIAFKQNLEKAEVKVLHVIPQTSRSGRVNPVAEVQPTRLSGALIQRATAHHYGMVRDKGIGPHAIIELTRSGEVIPKIVDVLTPVEPQIPATCPSCGSDLFWDSDYLYCPNNTGCPAQITHTIEHFFRTLGNIDGFGPATIDRLFENNIRSIDEIYALRSEQLEAMGFGPKQSENLVNELLRSRHETIEDWRFLAAFGVFRMGGGNCERLLAHHRLEEIFALSEEQIVSIEGFAEKTAEVVVKGFARIRPLFEQLQTLEFNLQRTPLLRELQASGERSPVAGKLLVFTGSMIHGSRDDMQAEAKKLGAKVGSSVTGKTDYLITGEKVGASKLNAATSKGVEILTEQQYLELIGASSTSKREDV, encoded by the coding sequence ATGCTGACACAAGCCCAGAAAGACGCACTCAACCAGATGACGTTTGAGCACCTGACGTTACAGCGGCTGTTCAACCTACAGCAACAGCCGCAGAAGGTCACCGAACTGGACAATGATCAGCTTGTCGAGTTTCTGACCATCGCCAACGCCCTGTATCGCGATGGCCAACCGTTGATATCAGACCATGACTATGACCACACCTTCCTCGCCGAACTGCAGAAACGACTGCCCAATCACCCGTTTCTGCACACGGTTGAACCGGAACCCGAGTTTAGTGGCAAAACAGTTGAGTTACCGGCCCGGATGCTGTCAACAGAGAAAGCCTATACGGACAAGGAGCTTGATGATTGGCTGAAACGGATCCATAAGGCGGCTGAAGAGATCGGTCTGGATATAAGCACCCTGCGCTTTCGGGTCACTCCCAAGCTCGATGGCTTCGCCGCCTATGATGATGGGGAACGCCTTTATACGCGCGGCGACGGTCGTCGCGGCACAGATATCACTCGCGCATTTGAACGTGGTCTGGTGGTCGCAAACGGCCAACAACGTGGGCTCGGAGCCGGCGAAATTGTCGTTCAACGCAGCTACTTTGATAACAACCTGGCTCAGGACTACGAAAATCCGCGAAACTTTCAGGCCAGCGTCGTCAAGGAAAAAGCCTTGGACCCGGCCGTTGAACAGGCCCTCAACAATCAGGCCGTTGTATTTTACCCATTCGCCACGCTGCCGGAACAGGTGCTCTCAGCGGACCAGCTGTTGTCATCACTCAGCGAAATCAGTCAACGACTGCATGACAGCCTGGATTACGACATGGACGGCATCGTCATTGAAATAACCAACGACGAACTGAAAACCTACATGGGGGCCACCCGCCATCACCATCGCTGGCAGATTGCGTTCAAACAAAATCTGGAAAAAGCCGAGGTCAAAGTGCTGCACGTCATTCCACAAACCTCTCGTTCCGGTCGCGTCAATCCGGTAGCCGAGGTGCAACCGACACGACTCAGCGGAGCCCTGATTCAACGCGCCACAGCTCATCATTACGGTATGGTGCGCGACAAGGGGATTGGTCCGCATGCCATCATCGAACTGACCCGTAGCGGCGAGGTGATTCCAAAGATCGTCGATGTCCTTACGCCGGTAGAACCACAAATCCCCGCGACCTGTCCAAGTTGTGGCAGTGATCTGTTTTGGGATAGTGATTATCTCTATTGCCCGAACAACACGGGTTGTCCGGCTCAGATCACCCATACCATCGAACACTTTTTTCGCACCTTGGGCAACATCGATGGCTTTGGCCCGGCAACCATTGACAGGCTCTTTGAAAACAACATCCGCAGCATTGATGAAATCTACGCCTTGCGAAGTGAACAACTCGAAGCGATGGGTTTTGGTCCTAAACAATCGGAAAACCTGGTCAACGAGCTGTTGCGCAGCCGTCATGAAACCATAGAAGACTGGCGTTTTCTGGCTGCCTTTGGTGTCTTTCGCATGGGCGGTGGCAACTGTGAACGGTTGTTAGCTCATCACCGACTAGAGGAGATCTTTGCCCTTAGCGAGGAACAAATTGTTTCGATAGAAGGTTTTGCCGAAAAAACAGCTGAAGTGGTCGTAAAAGGATTTGCCCGAATCCGGCCCCTGTTTGAGCAATTGCAAACCCTGGAGTTCAACCTGCAACGCACTCCCCTGCTCAGGGAGCTGCAAGCCAGCGGAGAACGAAGTCCTGTTGCCGGTAAGCTGCTGGTCTTTACCGGAAGCATGATCCACGGCAGCCGTGATGACATGCAGGCGGAGGCCAAAAAACTTGGCGCCAAGGTTGGCTCATCCGTGACAGGAAAGACCGACTATCTGATTACCGGAGAAAAAGTTGGCGCCAGTAAACTCAATGCCGCGACAAGTAAAGGGGTGGAAATTCTTACAGAACAACAGTACCTTGAACTGATTGGAGCGAGCAGTACATCTAAAAGGGAGGACGTATGA